A region from the Pithys albifrons albifrons isolate INPA30051 chromosome Z, PitAlb_v1, whole genome shotgun sequence genome encodes:
- the WDR41 gene encoding WD repeat-containing protein 41: MLRWLIGGGRDPQGLPEKSSVQTIGEEQIQNPYTELLVLKGHQDIVRFLVQIDDCRFASAGDDGIVFLWNAQTGEKLFELHGHTHKITAIAPFSSSDVSEEKVHLIITASADRTVIVWDCTSGRQIQKVSCFHSTVKCLTVLQRLDVWLSGGSDLCVWNRKLDLLCKTSHLTDAGISALLELPKNCVAAAVGKELIIFSLSASNNGSEGWNVLEVKRLVDHQDNILSLVSVNDLTFATGSHIGELIVWDALDWTKQACECSFWDSSAHPGVQPEIKLSQSPNETSVQHLTSDEECVFAAIGKGIYVYNLQMKRVIACQRTAHDSSVLHIEKLPNRQLISCSEDGSVRVWELREKQQLPAEPVPTGFFNMWGFGRANKQANQAAKKMQENTPMYSLELVGDLIGHSSAVQMFLYFGELGLATCSADHLIILWKDGDRESSLRSLTLFQKLAQNGDLQLKL; this comes from the exons ATGTTGCGGTGGTTGATCGGGGGCGGCCGCGACCCGCAGGGCCTGCCCGAG AAATCCTCTGTACAGACAATTGGTGAAGAACAAATACAGAATCCTTACACGGAGCTGCTTGTGTTGAAAGGTCATCAAGATATCGTGCGATTTCTAGTGCAAATAGATGATTGCAG gtttGCATCTGCTGGAGATGATGGAATTGTATTTCTGTGGAATGCTCAG actgGAGAAAAACTTTTTGAACTTCATGGACACACGCACAAAATTACAGCTATTGCACCATTTTCCTCGTCAgatgtttctgaagaaaaagtCCATTTGATTATAACAGCATCAGCTGATAGAACAGTTATT GTTTGGGACTGCACTAGTGGCAGACAGATTCAGAAAGTGTCATGTTTCCATTCTACTGTAAAG TGCTTGACAGTTCTTCAAAGACTGGATGTATGGTTGTCTGGAGGGAGTGATCTGTGTGTTTGGAACCGAAAATTAGATCTCTTGTGTAAGACCAGTCATCTTACTGATGCAG gtatCAGTGCTTTACTCGAATTGCCCAAAAATTGTGTTGCAGCAGCTGTTGGCAAAGAGCTAA taatttttagtTTGAGTGCTTCTAACAATGGGTCTGAAGGTTGGAATGTCCTTGAAGTAAAGCGCCTTGTTGACCATCAGGATAACATTTTGTCATTAGTCAGTGTCAATG aCTTGACTTTTGCGACAGGTTCTCACATAGGTGAGCTCATAGTTTGGGATGCACTTGATTGGACAAAGCAGGCATGTGAGTGCAGCTTCTGGGACTCCTCTGCCCATCCAGGTGTACAGCCAGAAATAAAGTTATCCCAAAGCCCAAATGAAACTTCAGTTCAACACTTAACATCTGATGAGGAG tgtgTGTTTGCTGCTATTGGGAAAGGCATATACGTATATAATCTTCAAATGAAGCGTGTGATTGCCTGCCAGAGAACTGCTCATGATTCCTCTGTGCTTCACATTGAGAAGCTTCCAAACAG ACAGCTGATCTCGTGCTCAGAAGATGGCAGTGTGCGCGTTTGGGAActcagagaaaagcagcagctgccagctgaACCAGTTCCAACAG GGTTTTTCAACATGTGGGGCTTCGGAAGAGCAAACAAGCAGGCAAACCAGGCTGCTAAGAAGATGCAGGAGAATACACCTATGTATTCCTTGGAGCTGGTTGGTGATTTGATTGGTCATTCATCAGCTGTTCAG ATGTTCCTGTACTTTGGTGAACTGGGATTGGCTACGTGCTCTGCTGACCACCTCATTATTTTGTGGAAGGATGGTGACCGAGAGTCTAGCCTCCGCAGTTTAACACTGTTTCAAAAATTGGCACAAAATGGTGATTTGCAGCTCAAACTTTAA